From the Musa acuminata AAA Group cultivar baxijiao chromosome BXJ3-1, Cavendish_Baxijiao_AAA, whole genome shotgun sequence genome, the window AAGTAGAGGAAGAACCAGGCGGCGGTGAGGGCGATGAAGGCGAACAGGGAGGCAGGGTGCCAGAGGAGGGAGACGGCGAGGACGGAGAGGCAGAAGAGGGTGTAGTTGGTGCGGAAGTAGGCTCTGTTATGGCGGAGGCGGAAGCCAGCGTCGCCGGCGCTGGAGGGGCGAGCGAGGGCGGTGACGTCGAGAAGCTGCAGCCACGGGCGCTGGGCGGAGATCAGGGCCCTGCCGTGCTCCTTAAAGCTGGAGACCAGGTCGGCGGCCCCGGCGGCGGGAGAGGACTTGTTAGGCGGCGCGGGGGCCGGAGAAGGGTGAGCCTCCGAGACGGAAGGCCGCGATGGGGGCACGGGCGCTGGATCGGGGTAGGCGGAGATGGGAACGTAGGCGGGCGGCGATGTATTGTGCATCTCGGCAGCTCCTCCAACCACTGATTCCTTCTTCTGCCACCACGGTGGCAGGAGAGAGAGGGGAGATGCAGGAAGAACCCAGAGAGAGTGGCAGATGACAAATAAGCGGCCAAATAGGCAACGTGTGGTAAACGCATTCTCGCCCGATTTGGTCGAGTCACCCCGAAAAGTTGGCCAGCTGATATGGTGTCTCTCATGCGTTAGTCGGTCCCGAGGATTTTACTTTCTCAGTTGTGTTTACCAAAATTGCATGTAGTCAGTTGTTTCTGTTTTTACACCTaccaatttaattatttataaaaagccaTTGAttgtctctctttttttttttttttacttaagagCCCCTATTTTCATATTTTAACTGGGTCTAGGAGTgcccttctttatttttattttgattcatgtCTCATGAGTTAGTAACCTTATTTATTGGTAATTCAAATCAATGAGCTCCGATTTCCTAATAGGAATAATTCGTTCAACTTTGTGAGTAGTTTAAGTCGGTAAGCTCTAATACCTTATGTATTTCATAATTCCAAAACTATCTAGGCAATTTCGTGACGTTAGAACCTTATGTGATTTATGTTTTCGATAATTTTTAGATGGATAGTTCAAGTGAACAAGCTTAAATACCCTCATGCGCCTTATGTATCAAATGTCGTCGGACATCTTATATCCCTTATGTGACTGGCTCAAGTTGACATGTCTTGACCCTCATATGTCTCATGCGTCCAATATACCCGATGCGAGTCATTCAACTCATCAAATTTCACTATCCTCGTGTGTCTCATATGATCAACAAAACGAAAATGGGTGATTCAAATTAGTATACTTCTAATGCTCTCATGCCTCTCATACATTCAACACTCCCTATGCATGTTATTCAAGTCAACACGCTCTGATCCTATAAGCATCACATGCATGTGACACCCACTATGGCAGTGACTCAAGATAATATACCCATATGCCATTATGTGTTTCATGTATCTGACATTCCTATGTGAGCGATTCAAGTCAGCATGCTCTAATGCCTAATGTCTCATGTGTCTAGTATCCCCTATGTAGGTAGTTTGATTAGCATGTTGTAATGCCCATACGTGTCTCATGCATCTCACAAGCTCTACAATGGCTGACAAGTTGTGATGCTATCACATGTCTATGTGTCTCATGCATCTAATACCTTTTGCGAGAGCAGTTCAAGTTAGGAAGCCTTGATGCCCATGCATGATTTATGCATTTGACACCCTCTATATAAGTGATTTAAGTCATCAAGCTGTGATACCCTCATGCATTCAACATTGTTTATGTGGCGGATCTACGTCGACATATTACAATGTCGATGCATGATTCATGTGTTTGACACCACCAACACAAGTGATT encodes:
- the LOC135629177 gene encoding PRA1 family protein F3-like yields the protein MHNTSPPAYVPISAYPDPAPVPPSRPSVSEAHPSPAPAPPNKSSPAAGAADLVSSFKEHGRALISAQRPWLQLLDVTALARPSSAGDAGFRLRHNRAYFRTNYTLFCLSVLAVSLLWHPASLFAFIALTAAWFFLYFTRDRPVVLCDRPITDGTILGVLSVATIFALIFSNVGPTVFGAIMIGTVIICLHSLFRATTDDRFLHETEAASGGLVVPAYGIALFS